ATCTGCAAAAAAGGGGCAACCCAAGAATAATAAATAACGCATGTAATCAAGAGGGAGGGATGGTGGAAAGATAGAAACATGTTCAGGCACTAACCAGGAGCAAACCCCATCCGGTCGGCATGAAAGCAAGGATGCACACAAAGATGTCCAGAACTGTCATGCCAGGGATTGCTATCAAGATTATCACAATGGATGTAAATGTTATAAATATGAGACCCTTGATCAACCGGAACACAAGCTGGAACTCTGCACTGAACCTCCTCCTGCCCACTGAAACAGTCTGGAAAAGAAAATACAATAACTGAGTGCACCAGCTAGATGGAGACCAGCTAAACCATAGGCAGTTCTTGTTCAAAGGCAAAACATTTTATTACGATTCTAGCATCTCGATAGGTAAGCAGGTTAATTCTATGGACACCAAGATTGCTCTATTATATGAATCAAAGGGATCCTCAAATCTCACTGCCTAATGGCATCATTATCACAACCTACTCTTCTCTGGGACCTCTGAGTGCCACAGTTaattgaagaaaaataaaaattgaataATACCTTCATAACGAGCAAGATAACAAAAATTACAACCCATGAGAAGCAATAGACCTGCAAAAGAGCATTAGTTAGAAACACCGCATCAGCATAAACAGATGAAACCACCTTAATTTGCCAAATAAGATAAGTAAATTACCAGCACACTGTGGGTATCCTTGGTTATCTTCTTTGTTATATTCAAATGATACACAAGCCCATATTGGTAGATGAAGAAACGCAATGCAAGCAGTATCTCAACAATTGTACCACGCTTCCCAGAGTGTCGAAGAGGCTCCTGTTCTTTGTCCCACCATGATTCCCAGCTTTTCTCTGGTGCTACACCAATACCTCCACGATTACTGATCCACTTGTGCCAATCAGTCCAGTCATCCACAATCTTCTGCCACTCAAATCCAGAAGGATTGAACAAGAATGGCGCAAAGAGCCACGTGCCCACCATGAACCACATGGAGATGGTGATGAAGATGTATGTTATAGCCCCTCTATATGACTGCCCAAATATTTCAAACACGACTAGCAAAATCATCAGCTCAATACCCTTGACAAAATGGCTTCGGGAATAAAGCCGATAGTTGTCAGCAAATTTGGCATGGAACACCACAAATCCACGTCCAGTGGCTCTATACTCAGCTCCTCCATGGAGCAATGTCTTTCCATAGTAATGAGTTTTGGTCCCAAGTGAAAATGTGAAGAAAACAGATGCCAATTGGAGTTGCATTAGTACAAAGTCACTCAAAGCTGTTCTGAATCCTCTCTCCAGGCCAATTTCCATCATCATGGGTAGCGCCATCAAAAATCCAAGTTGCACAAAAGACTCTGATGCAAGAGCAACCTGGAGAGGCGTATTGTGCACAAACCTCCTTCCAGTAGCCAGTGCTTCATCAAGTCCACTTAGGACAAGATATAACCGCCCATAGAGGAAAACATACACGGTCCACACTGTAATCTAAGTCCAAAAAGAAAAACCACAAAGGTTAAGCATTAAACAATGAATGGCTGTTAAAACTGATAAGTTCAGGTTAGCAAAATACCATTGTACTGAAGTAGAAACCAATTGTTGTATAGTAACAAGACAGCATTCTGAAGAAATCAAAGCGGTGACCCAGCCGATAGATGTCACGGCTCAGTGTCTGTTCGCCATTTCCATTTGCTATCTTTGCCTCAAATAGAGATATTTGATTAAGACCCACATCCCTTCCCTTGCCAACTTGCATGTATTCATGATGAGTAACGTTTCCTTCACGCAGTGTGGAATTAAACCCTGCATCATAAAACAACATAAGAGACCACACCAGAACAGTTCAAGATTTACTAAGTCAAGCAGCAATAGCAAAAGGTTAGTACCTGCAAATATGTCCTCGCTAAGATTGATAATTTTGGATGCTTTACTCACACCACCCCTTGTAAGGTGGAAAAGACGATCGAAGATATCAGGATGGCCATAGTGAAATCGAACCCTGGACAAAGTGGTGTTAAGAAAAAGAATGTCAATGCCAAGAACTACAGAAGGTCTTTTAGAATCAAGTTACTGTCCAGTACTAGTAACCTTGGGGAGAACAAATAAACCGAGCAGTTAACAAAATAGAACCAATAGACTGCGCAATGTCATACAGTGAATGTACAATTGATCTCAGATGTATACCTCAGCGGATTGGCAAGCACACGTTGTCCAATAGTCACAAAACTAGTCTCCtgatttgacatgaaccaagcAAGGGATGAAACACTGCACAAAATTTAGCAAAGATTTAATCACAAATTACAATTGGAAACGAAAAAATACTAAATATAGCTCAAAATAATACAAGATAATGCCATAGCCACGTACGTGCATAATTTAATCATAATTCAGAAAAGTAGAACATGGAAAATTACCTGCCAGTAAATATGTGCTCTCTTACACCAAGTATTGACGGGTATCTCACACCATCGTGTTTCTCCTCAAACTCTTGCAGCAGATTCCTCATCTTCAAAGCCTCCTCCATATAGTGTTCCTGCCATGACAACTCAACATAAGCAAATGAACAAGAATGCAAAAATAATTTCCTAAAACCTCAAATTGCACAGAGCTGTACCTGATTCATATCAATAGTTTGGAGACACTCGCCTCGAGTGAATATGATTGCATGGTTCTGATTTTCTGGCTTTCCTTCACCTAAAATAGCATTACCTGGCAGTTTTATCTTGTAGATGACCTACAGCGAAAACATAGATGGCAAATAAGTGCAACACAACTTGGACCACTAAGGCTGTGAGAAACCATTGCTTCCAAAGAATTTGGTCACTGTAAATTGGACATTTCATTTGAAAGATCTTGAACTTTTCTAGATTGAACATGGAACAATCCTAACAGCTGCACTCAAAATTACAACAAGCATTcaaataaatatttatacatcACCAAAGTTCTTCGGGGCTACATGACTTTGGGACGAAGGTAGTGCATATAAGGCCAAGATGAAGGGATTACTACCCCACTCCCAAACCAAGTGTCATATCAAGCAAGGAAAGATAAACCTGACCAAATTTCACCCAAGGAATACCAAATTAACAAAGCATTTTGTTTCCATTACCTGATCAAGACTCTGGCCAGGCTCATTAGGTTTTGTAACAGAAGCCTTCACCAATGCCGAGTAGTAAACCTTTTCAACCTTCTTGTTCCTATCCTGACTAGGCGCTTCAACTTCATCAATATAGGCAACCCGCAGCGATGGATATCTGTCAAAAAGCCCTTTCTGTTATTTCAGTGCCCTGAATAACTACAAAATACCCTGCAAAGCTTTGCCTGTGTTTATTTGATTGTGGTGAAAATTATAAACACAAAACTTCACAGGGTATGTTGATTATCTAAAAGGATAAGTAACACAAGAACACCAAAACATATGTACATAGGACAGAGATCCTGCATGGTAATAAACAAAACTCACATTCAAACTAAAGATAgtgccattttttttctctaacacgcaggagaactgcgtatcattgtattaatagtAGAAGGAGTTTTTCccctcttaatgaaatgacacgcagctctcctgcattgttcgagaaaaaaaaaatagtaggaGTCATACAGACACCCAGACACACACACTAGAACTATATGAACTTAATCACGGATAAAAGTGCTGGAAAGACCTGACCACTTGACCTTCTAATCAGCACCTCTAGCAGTGAGCAAGGAAAGTCCCTTAGCTCCTGCCATACTCTATTTAAAATAGTGCCATTCTTAGATTGTTCTAGATCAACAAACATTCTGAATCCATGCAAAAGCAAAACTACTACAATACCATAAACTTCTTTTCATATATGAGCATGTAATTTGAAAAtgagcaaaaaaaataaatattcacATCCTACTTGTAGAATAGCATTTATGCAGAGTTTTTAAGAAACTCACGTTGTCATTAGCCTCAATATGTCATGTGCACAAGGTTCGCCAGACCGTTTCTGGATTCCATATTGCTGACACGAGACAACATATGTAAACTTCATGTCAGCTATGGCCTTGCACTGTGTCATTAATTGTGAGTCCTCGGACATCAGTTCAGTTGCTCTGTAACCTTCCATAAGATCTAATGAACAAGGAAGAGAAGTCAGTAAATACATCAAAAGGCACACATTTCAGATCAACAGCATAGAGTGAGCCATTAGAAATACCATCATCTTGGGCCATATCAAGAAAAGCCTGAAGCTCCAAAGCTTTTCGGTAGTACATCATCCCTCTTACTGTGTAGATAACAGTAGCAACCACAAAATTAAATGAATACAATACATATTTAAAATgtttctttagaaaaaaaataatacaaatCTGGATCACACACAAGATATAGCATACCAGTTCTTGTCAATGTCTGTCCCCTATATGATGCCCAAAGACGAAGCTCCTCTTCCAATTCTTCGTCCTCACGGAGCTCCTCCTCACTCTTTCGGTCCACtctttcaaggaaatttttccATTCATCTTCAAAGAGGTTAACAAATGCAATGTTGCAGTGTCAGTTTCTCAGAGGACATCGAAGAACCAAACCAGAATAATTCGAATCAACATCAATCCAAGTAAAGTGCTACAGAAGGGAGAAAATAACCTGGGTAAATCTTCTGTAGGTAGAAAAGGATGGAAACTCCATCCTCATTTGGCTCTTCTAGATTTTGTGAGGAGAACAGAACATCTTCCTTGTAATAAGGAGTCAAGACACTGCAGTATAGAAATCATTGCAGGAAAATATAACATTTTGCAAAAGTGACCAGGCAAGAGCTCACAGGTATTGTGAAAAAAGGTGCAAAAACTAACATATGCAAGACAAAAATATATAATCAGGGTTGCCCAAATGAAACAAATAACTGAGAATAATGCAGTTCAAACAAAacacagacaaaaaaaaaacaaaatcatttCAGATAGTTATGTATCACGGTAGACAATATATGATATTAACAAGGAAAACTCTACAGCCATCAGATGGTTATGAAGCAATCACGGCAGTCATATATGACATTGAGAACAAAAAACTACACAGCGAGAAAGTAATATAACGATCAATCTTTAACAAACAAGGTTTGAGAAGAACACAGGTTATCAAATTCGCGCATAGCAAGCAGTGAAAACTTACGAGAAGGGTAACATATTCCGCACTTTAGGAGCATTTGGCATCTCCATAAACAGAGAATTTGCAAAGAACGATATTCGCCTTCTGGCATCAAGGTTTGTAGGGACATCCATAGCAGACTCCTTCACAGTTAGCAGAAGGTGAAGCCTCTTTATCTGAAACGTAAATAGTTCATTATAACAACGTGAAGGACAAAATCTTCATGCCAGAATTTGTTACTAAAAATAATAAAGGGATGACAATCAAACCTTTTCAGTCCATGCATCCGATTCCTCCATGGGGAACCTAATAGCTTTAGCAAACAACTGATCTTGCTGATCTAGTGGTGTAATTCCTTCATGTCTTCTATTATGTCCACCATGTATGGATTCCAACATTCTGGAAGAACAAGCGGCCATAAAAGGTCACGAGAGATCAGACGATCATCAATTTCCAAAATCACCGGATACCATGACAAAAGATGTATATAAAAAGAATAACTAAGCTGTATGTAGAATTAGAACTGGAACTAAGCTCCAAGATTAGAACAAAAGAGCATTGTGAGACTCCTTGCAGCAGTCAGCAAATACCACCCAAGCCCTAAAACACTACAATTTTCAGGTAAAAACGGTTAACAGCAAGAAAGCAAGCAGAGCTGCATCGCAAAAATATAATGGctgtggcaaaaaaaaaatggcatgtGTATGATTCTATTTGAAGAAGAGTATCAAGGATTACAGCAGAAACTAAACTCCTCACCCTCCAAGCTGCTCTTCCTCCATTATGTCCCTTGTGACCACCTCAAGCATATCTTGAAACAAAATGACGACCTGACCCAAGTCTTCTTCTTTATTCTTTTGCTGTAATACAAAGAAATTGATGCAGTGAGAAGCTATCCTTTCTGAACACAACCTAAAACAATGATGGAAAGTCTTGTACCAGTAACTCAAGTAAGTCAATAAACTTCTTGCTCAGTGCAGGAAGGCTCCTCATAGTTAGATCCCTTATCAGGGTTTCCTCTGCTATGTGCTTATCCACAACATCAAAAATCTCTTTTATGACACTGAAATAAGCAGCAAAAGGAGCTTCAGCTAAGCAGATGTTGCAAGCCAGTAACAAAACATGCAAAAGTACATTAAATTTCACAGATATGCCAGCATAcacccccccacacacacaaaaaaaaaactcctctTTTCCCTTCTGATATGGGACAAGGTCGCCCCTCAATTCAAATAAAGGTACTCATTTTTTAGTCTCAGCACCTCCAGGCCACAACATGGTGACTCGAACACCATAACATGCTCAAAAGTTACATGCATGACAGTTGAGGACAAATTAGAGACTCTAACCTCAGATTTTGCAATTTATCATAGCTTCGTTCTTTTTAAACTAAAGGCATAGAGTGTTTCGAGCAGAACTTGTATAAGATTAGGTTTGGTGCGATGTTGCATTCGGTCCAGACAAGGAGCTATCATGTGATCTACATGTTTGGTCCCTGGATTATGCAATCGAGCTCCATTTCTTAAAAAATAACAATCCTGCTAAGATAAAACATACAGTTTCTCACGCTGTCCAAACACTAAAGTATTGATGATGTTTTTGAAGGAAGCATAGCATTCTCTGATAGCATAGGAAAAGTATGGATCGGATCCCATTCTCTTTGTCAAATCACGGTCCTTTCCACCACTGTCTGCCGCCATATCCAACGCTATTGGAATCTACAGTACAGTAAAAAAACAATTAACACCTGAATCCACAATCACGGTAAGTAGAGAAAATACAGAATGATTGAAAGTGTATACCTTGCTAGCAAGTAGGAATGGCGGCCACTGGAATATATTCAATTCACGATCTTTACAATATGGAACAAGTAGTAAATCCATCTCCCTGTTATCTATGAGATCTTCTTCACGAAAACTTGTGATAATTAGGTTCCACATTTGAGCAAATCTTGCAGCtcttttctcttcctctttctcaTCATCAGAAGCCTAAAAATCAAAGTATATCAGGTAAAATATTGTTTGTTCAACAGAGATATGCTAATGATCTACTCATAAAGCCAAGTTTCACACTAGAAATGAATACCTTGGGTTTCCTGGAAAAAGCAGCCCGCAAACCTTTCCTCTTGTTTGCATCAGAAGGGATCAAGCGCTCATTGAAGGCCACAGGCAAAGATTCAAAGCGAGATCTCAACATTCCTAGTGTCCTTATCTGGTTTCATGTACCAAGGAGTCTAGCATAAGTTCCTCATGATAAATAATGCTCCACGACATTAGGTGAAAAAAGTCTTTTCCAGAAACCAACAAAGGGCCAGCACATATAATGCATTGAGCAATGAAGCAAGATATGTAGGTATATTACTAACCTCGCCAAGACGACGATAAGCCCCGTAGATACCACCAATCAGTGTAGAGAAAAGTGCATACCAAATTTGTGTGTCCATGAAATATACCTGGATAATTTCACTAACAAGTCTCAACACATTGGTTAACGAATTCTTCTTAAATGGGGCGAAAGGAGTCGAGACACACCAGAATTATTGGAGCCCAAAGTGCAATAACAACACCAATATTGTTACTTCCTGCAAATTAAATATAAATAAGAACACCAAAATAAATCCAAAATGTAATATAGGAAATTTCAGGATAATACCATGAGGGAAAAACTCATGCCACTGGAATGTCCTGATTGGTTCTCTCATTATATCTTTGGTCGGCTGTACCAGAGGCTTGATCTACAAAAAGACAAAAAATGAATGACCAGCAGCATTAGATACCTTAGTAGCCGCACCATATTAAATACACAAACAAATGGATAATAATCAAACATTAGACAAGCCCCCTTGCAGCATTTGACATGTGCAAACAAAGTGTTGTTGCTCAATGATGTGTTAAATTTTATACATTCAAGCAAAGGAATGGCTTATGTTTTGAATGTTACTGTATGACTGAAGATATACCCATTGAGTTCCATGCACCAAAGTTCAGGCAAAGCCCACAATTGCAGCAAACATGATGTGACACTCTAATTCCCACATCAACAGTTCCGTAATGGTCAATTCCACAATAAATACACTTTGAAAAAAATCATGGTCCATGCTGTcagatatttttatttattttgttctttAATAATGATGGCACAAACTTCATGTTCAAGCATACCAAAATGAAGCATCTGCGGACAAAGTACAATAAACAAGATGGAAGAAATGGATCTTTACCTCGATATAGAAGCTTACTGTCAACTTCATTGCTAAAAGAAGAACCCAGAACATGGTATACCTATCAG
Above is a genomic segment from Setaria viridis chromosome 4, Setaria_viridis_v4.0, whole genome shotgun sequence containing:
- the LOC117852184 gene encoding callose synthase 3, with translation MAAPGRRPDMSSSSPSPSPAAPPSSGRRLLRTQTVGNLGESIFDSEVVPSSLVEIAPILRVANEVEATNPRVAYLCRFYAFEKAHRLDPTSSGRGVRQFKTALLQRLERENDPTLKGRVHQSDAREMQRFYREYYKKYIQALQNAADKADRALLTKAYQTAAVLFEVLRAVNVSQSVEVDQAILDTHNKVEEKKKLYVPYNILPLDPESTNQAIMRYPEIQAAVYALRNIRGLPWPKDHEKKPDDKNTGKDLLDWLQAMFGFQKDNVSNQREHLILLLANVHVRKIPKAEQQPKLDDQALDAVMKKLFKNYKKWCKYLGRKSSLWLPTIQQEVQQRKLLYMGLYLLIWGEAANLRFMPECLCYIYHHMAFELYGMLAGNVSPMTGENVKPAYGGDEEAFLMKVVTPIYKVIEKEAERSKTIKSKHSHWRNYDDLNEYFWSVDCFRLGWPMRADADFFKTPKDAYPNRLNGENTSVGSVHWMGKVNFVEIRSFWHIFRSFDRMWIFLILSLQAMIILAWNGGTPSDIFDTKVFKQVLSIFITAAVLKLGQALLDIIFGWKARRSMSFAVKLRYVLKLISAAAWVAILPVTYAYTWENPTGLARTIKSWLGGGQNQPSLYILAVVVYLAPNMLASMLFLFPFLRRYLESSNVKVITFMMWWSQPRLFVGRGMHEGAFSLFKYTMFWVLLLAMKLTVSFYIEIKPLVQPTKDIMREPIRTFQWHEFFPHGSNNIGVVIALWAPIILVYFMDTQIWYALFSTLIGGIYGAYRRLGEIRTLGMLRSRFESLPVAFNERLIPSDANKRKGLRAAFSRKPKASDDEKEEEKRAARFAQMWNLIITSFREEDLIDNREMDLLLVPYCKDRELNIFQWPPFLLASKIPIALDMAADSGGKDRDLTKRMGSDPYFSYAIRECYASFKNIINTLVFGQREKLVIKEIFDVVDKHIAEETLIRDLTMRSLPALSKKFIDLLELLQKNKEEDLGQVVILFQDMLEVVTRDIMEEEQLGGMLESIHGGHNRRHEGITPLDQQDQLFAKAIRFPMEESDAWTEKIKRLHLLLTVKESAMDVPTNLDARRRISFFANSLFMEMPNAPKVRNMLPFSVLTPYYKEDVLFSSQNLEEPNEDGVSILFYLQKIYPDEWKNFLERVDRKSEEELREDEELEEELRLWASYRGQTLTRTVRGMMYYRKALELQAFLDMAQDDDLMEGYRATELMSEDSQLMTQCKAIADMKFTYVVSCQQYGIQKRSGEPCAHDILRLMTTYPSLRVAYIDEVEAPSQDRNKKVEKVYYSALVKASVTKPNEPGQSLDQVIYKIKLPGNAILGEGKPENQNHAIIFTRGECLQTIDMNQEHYMEEALKMRNLLQEFEEKHDGVRYPSILGVREHIFTGSVSSLAWFMSNQETSFVTIGQRVLANPLRVRFHYGHPDIFDRLFHLTRGGVSKASKIINLSEDIFAGFNSTLREGNVTHHEYMQVGKGRDVGLNQISLFEAKIANGNGEQTLSRDIYRLGHRFDFFRMLSCYYTTIGFYFSTMITVWTVYVFLYGRLYLVLSGLDEALATGRRFVHNTPLQVALASESFVQLGFLMALPMMMEIGLERGFRTALSDFVLMQLQLASVFFTFSLGTKTHYYGKTLLHGGAEYRATGRGFVVFHAKFADNYRLYSRSHFVKGIELMILLVVFEIFGQSYRGAITYIFITISMWFMVGTWLFAPFLFNPSGFEWQKIVDDWTDWHKWISNRGGIGVAPEKSWESWWDKEQEPLRHSGKRGTIVEILLALRFFIYQYGLVYHLNITKKITKDTHSVLVYCFSWVVIFVILLVMKTVSVGRRRFSAEFQLVFRLIKGLIFITFTSIVIILIAIPGMTVLDIFVCILAFMPTGWGLLLIAQAIRPVIQKIGLWGSIKALARGYEILMGLLLFTPIAFLAWFPFVSEFQTRMLFNQAFSRGLQISRILGGHKKDRATRNKE